atttattcaatttttgatgaaatcaaacaaagtttaattttggacccccatttggaccaacttgaaaactaggccaataattaaaaatctaagtacattcttaaattcagcatatcaaagaaccccaaggattcaatttttgttaaaatcaaactaagtttaattttggaccctttggaccttaatgtagaccaatttgaaaacgggaccaaaaattaagaatctacatatatagttagattcggcatatcaaagaaccccaattattcaatttttgatgaaatcacacaaagttcaattttggaccctttgggccccttattcctaaactgttaggaccaaaactcccaaaatcaaacccaaccttccttttatggtcataaaccttgtgtttaaatttcatagatttctatttacttatactaaagttattgtgcgaaaaccaagaataatgcttatttgggcccctttttggcccctaattcataaactgttgtgacctcaactccaaaaatcaatcccaaccttccttttgtggtcataaaccttgtgttaaaatttcattgatttctatttacttatactaaagttattgtgcgaaaaccaagaataatgcttatttgggcccttttttggcccttaattcctaaactgttggaaccaaaactcccaaaatcaatcccaaccttccttttgtggtcataaaccttgtgtcaaaatttcatagatttctattcacttaaactaaagttatagtgcgaaaaccaagaaaatgcttatttgggccctttttggcccctaattcctaaaatgttgggaccaaaactcccaaaatcaatcccaaccttccttttgtggtcataaaccttgtgttaaaatttcattgattttttcacttttactaaagttagagtgcgaaaactaaaagtattcggacgacgacgacgacgccaacgtgatagcaatatacgaccaaaaaattaaaatttttgcggtcgtataaaaaaggaTGATCTTCTTTGCTGGAAATTGCTGCTCTACACACCAATGGCAATTAGTATCCTACCCAATCTTAAAACAACTTGAAATAatcagaaacaagaatgtgtccatagtacacgggtgccccactcgcactatcattttcaatgttcagtggaccgtaaaattggggtcaaaactttaatttggcatttaaattagaaagatcatatcatggggaacatgtgcactaagtttaaagttgattggacttcaacttcatcaaaaactaccttgaccaaaaacttaaacctgaagtgggacgaacggacgaacgaacggacgtacagaccagaaaacataatgcccctctactatagtaggtgggacataaaatgaaatgaatatttttctaaGGTAAAtctctttttttatgaaaatagtCCTGTATGACTATTCACAATTAAAAGCAGTCCTGTATGACTATTCACAATTAAAAGCAGCTAACATGTATCTTCATCAATACAAGTTTGTTTTATGAAGGACAACCTGTTacaataaaaaagatttaaatggACAAACAATAAATTAAACTGCTGAAATCTTAAGataaaactttattaaataaatttgtaagCAATACATATACGTATATacaaataacaaatttcataTAACTCCTTCATGCTACACGGTAAACTTAAATTTTGTCTCAATATGTATTATTTTTGGAATGTTATTATATACATAAACATACTGTTATATTTAATGGTATAACGGATATGTACATTATTGTGCATTTTTAATGTATATGTACATTGAAAATaactacaaatatttttttcttttgtatgcGACTGCCCTTGAGACAgattaatgtacatgatgtatagaAAGTTATATTTTCTTTAGAAACAAAATATGATACTATGACTATTATTATAAGGTGTTCAATATGAAACTGGTATCTTTTGAAGATTGAATTAATATCGAGGGAAAAAAGTTTTTGTCATAGAGAGATTTCTTAAAATACTGATATATGAAGAAAATAGGAGTTTCCTATTTCAAAAACAGGAAAAACTCAATTATTTGAAGGACAATCATTAAATGACATAAATTATTCACTTTTCATATCTGTAAGTGTAAAGTCCAGAAAGGTGTCCTTATATCCTTATATTACTTGTTGCATCTTCTAGcataaattaatacatgtatatggagaTAAAAATACATACATAAGGGTTACTGTACCATACACCATCAGAGGTGGATTCAGAGTGTGTAGGGGGGGGGGAGGCCTCCCACCCTTTTCtgggggaaaatttggttgattatatagggaatcactgaagcatgaccggagagcgccccctcttaggcagtcagtgggcccccacttatgcaaatttctggatccaccactgaccatttcaattctttcaattttcacaaaaaaaattattaggtTTTATATACTTAGAATGGTGAATATAACTATCAAACACATgttaataattattatttaaatcttCAGAAATGTACTGCTATTGAAACATTGACTTCCCTCAGATGGTAATTTGTCAGCTTTTCTGTGTGCTTCAGAAATTTAATATTGCACAGTGCAAGTGTGAAAGGAAAAATTGTGATGGAATTAAAATCTAACAAACCTGGAAGGAATAAAATATTACCTATTCTGCTGGAAAACATTAATATTTAATACACCAAATCATGATAGAACTTGTATACGAGAAAGTTTAATTTACAAATCAGAATGCacggaaacaaaaaaaaaaataaaaaaaataataaacatcacTCAATCATCTCACTAATTTTTCACATGCCTAACAAATAGCCAATGGAAATGCAGCAGAAATATTTTCCCATGATGCTGGATAAGCTTATCAAATTAACAAGGGTTCTGAAACTATTGTGGAGAGTTACTTTATGTTTGTggagaaagaaaataaattgtaCATTGCGATAGAAGTGTTGGCAATTTACAAATGTGCCAATGAATCTATCAGCTACAACAATAATAAGGTGCTTCTAACTGGAGTAGAAAGTGGAATATTCAAACTAATGTgactttatataattatattgtatgaatatcaaattaaaatttcatataattATAAATGCAGATTTAATCTACCAAATTAAAGCTAAAGTGATTCTgaaacaaattgaaatataaagcataaaatacttaagaaataattgatgcaagctatactttattggttgttttaacatgggtaggcattatattcgtgattatttttgcctgagcaatagtgagggctaaaataacatgaatgtaatgcctacccatgttaaaacaaccaataaagtatagcttgcatcaattatttcgattctgatcaGGACAATTAAGGTCATTtttatgtccgatgtgtataagggtAAAGCGATTGtataggctcttccatgaacttcccttttttgtttgtaaagaagcaaacagctaacactgtgatttttcagagggaggagttttggAACAGCaggcatgaacggttgtcgtatctaggtcaaatatgtcaatttcggaatgcaacacattacagtcataataaatgaattagtaacaacatgtgcatcatttaagagctTGGAAGAGTTTTAagtttatgaaatatattaaatccatgctaatttgataaaattcattattttgcTGTAGTCAATATGTACGCAtgtgcataaaaaaattattggatttagagcataggtttattcataaagcgaaagaagcacgtcatgttagaataaacagtaaatgacaaaatgtgtaattaatatgcacatatatatataaataaagtaaaaatggcTATCAGCCCtgtaattaaaacaataaaaaactaACAGTAAACAtaaatactttgaaaaaaaatcacgAGTCTCAAAACAATTTATatgaaaatgcaaaaataaatcaaagcacTACAAGTAACATAAAAAACTGAAATGCTGTCAACACACTAGAAAATATAATACtatgattgaaaaataaaatactggATAGACACATAAGAGACAAggttaaaacaattcaaatgatcccaattttgaaaaaaactcaTCCTTTTTGTCCATAGTGAGTTCAAAGTTTGTCCATGGTGAGTCCAAAGTTCTGAAAAACTGTAATATGAACAAAGTTAACATTTGTTTAAAGatttacattttttgtagttCACTTAAAATTACCATTTAGATCTTCTGGTCAAAACAAAATGGAGAGTTTAAGATAACAAAGTAGCTTGAATTGGGAATtatccattttgaaaattttgactcGTCTCAATTCATGGAACCATCTTACTTAGTGAGTAACCTACATGTACACTGGAGCTTACATCTCCTAAATATGTGTACTGTCACTTTTTTATCATCATCAAATCTGAGGGAAGATATATTATCAGTGCTTACTTGTACAATCTGTAGTTTGTTACAATGTATTGGTAAATGGTTCCATAATCAATGCTGTTTCAATATCTTCTTTATAAAATATGATTAGCATAATATACAATGTTGTTTAAATGGTAAGTGTATAAAATATGCTCAATATGAGAAGTATTTCTAATGTAAATATTTTAGCacctacatttgtacataatatatttttctattatgtttattagataatacattgtataatcaaatgatatgaaactGCTACATGTATAATAAACAAGATCtgcataacatttttttaaacttttaaaaaaaaatgttttggattAAGCTAGAAACCAACTTTTCTTGTATTGGGTATCAGAAACGATTGTTGCAGATTATAAAATAAGCAGAGCAATATGGTTTGCATCTACTCTAGCTTTGAATTATAAACAAgtctaatatcatgaatatgtataatgtataatgtaaaacaacaaatcaataatacagagaaaaaaattaaatatcatttttaaGAGAAAATCCTCAAATAGTAAGCTTCAAATTAAACTATGGGTGGTACATTTATGTagcagtttatttattttttaaatgatgaacAATTGCAAATGTGTGTCAGatataaactaaataataaaataaaaaataaatgcatgaatAACTCTTTTGTAGGCAAATCTAGCATGTTAAGAACAGACTAATCTATCATCTATATTTGTCTATAAAACTGTAACAATTGGCAATATAGCTCTCTCTGTATTTCACTAAGTGTTGACAATGATTTGAATCGTCCCAACACTGTGACTCTACTGAAACTTTCAACACTTCTGATCTGTACTTCATAACTTCTTCAGAATCAGTATAAGGTATGACTTTATCAACTTTAGAATAGAGGAAAAGTTGTGGCCATCTAGATTTGTCATCTTTCATCCTTCCGTAGAGAGTATGTGGAGTCCCGGCATAATTCTTTCCATAGTATGTGGAACATATCATTGTTTTAATAGCAGTAAGGAAGAgatatactaatatatatatgtaagtagTATGTAGAAAGAGTCCTGTTTTTCCACTTGCCAGAGCAAAAGCATAGGCAGCTCTTGTAATTCTTCTTTTTCCTGGTGCACTATCTAATACACATCCCCTTATTTGCAAATTGTTGAATCTTTCATATTCACCGGAACAGAGGATATCAGATATCTGGGAGTAAACAAAGCAGCCATTATTGCTGAACACATGGAAAAACACTGGGCTTTCTTCTAAGTTGTAATCTGGCACAAGATCCAATAATTTGACAGCTATATTACGTAGTTCTACAGGGTTGAAATAAGTTATATCTGTTGGTGCTGTGTATCTGATAGTGATGCATCTGCAAATAAAAAACgggttttatttttcaatttaaataaaactagaggttctaaagaACCTGTGTTGCTCACCCACATCATTGTACATGACGATGTACAATCgaaaatatacatgtaggtaatTGAATCATGTACATATTCAACAAAAGACACTCTCATTGTAAACAAGAATAGAATCCATAATAAAAATCTCCATAATGTAAAACTTGAATTGCTGAAGTAATTTTTATGTCTTTTTATAATATTCTTGGTAGAGGGGGGTCTTTGTAGTTTTTGCTCAGAACAGAAAAGAGGGTAAACAAATCCTCATTTTAGGGCAATCACTCCAATGAAGTGTGGCAGTCTACTAAACTAAATCAGCAAACATGATGAAGTATAAACTTTGATGTCAAGTAATTATAGCGTCAGTAGCCATATGTAGCTAGGacaacatatatacatttgtacatcaaaTATAAACCAAAGATGTTGGAATTTcaatcaaataatacaaaaattatgTTAGATGTAGATAAAGTTTAGATTTGTCTTGTTAGTACATGTACCTATTACCTTTACCTGTAAAACGAACCAGAAGTTATTAGATAATGTCAGGTTCATAAAAATTTTAAAGGGATATTCGAGCATCTTTTTGCAAAAACCCATCTAAGCTATGATGAGTACTCATGTGGGACATCTTATTGCTTCTGACTTTGAATTCCTGTGttgctttttgaaaaatgtgaatTGTACCTCAATTGACCTATATTGGATATTCAGGTCGACCACAGTTACAACTTTAAGATTTGTTAGTCGAAATGAACAGAAAGAGTCTACAAATGAACCTAACAAAAAGAAGATTTAACAGATGAAGAGATGGAAATTATAAGCAGGAAGAGCATGATCATATCAGTTTTAAGGTTTTTCTAACAAATTGCAGCATGAAGTGTCAGAATCATACAGGTCTGATAGCATCACTTGACTAAGTGGTCACCAAACCATCCTgaattgaggtataatccaccaattaatggttattcctgacctatcaaattagttataaaaaaacaagaaagtgTCAATAGAACATGGATGCAACACTCACactatattttctatgttcagtagaccgtgataTTGGTGTCAAAACTTAACTTTACATCTGGATATGACTGCAGAGGTCCAAACCTGAACAGTTTGGGCGAAAAGGACACAATATTcgcacttgatacaggtctgaatttggattgtaattaaatatttgacacacaataggtttctgacacagaataactgtagtcaaagaacttagaattagttatatgatttgaatttatatgctatttataaaaaaaaatatattaaatattttgcttttgcgcaatacactatgctgttgcaaattgccccccccccctcctttttttgCTTTTGTACAATACACTTTGCtgatgtgtttaaatttcatagatttctgtctgcttatacttaagttattgtctgtaaaccaACTGTCTTCGGACAATGCagacgacgacaacgtgataccaatatacgaccgcaacaCAAATTTATTAACAGGATACTGAATTCAaatacatctttatttttattccttataatgatttttatattGGGGGCGGATCGACTTAGGACGAATCAACCTGGGAAGGATTTACTTGGGGTTGGATTGAAATGAAAGCAAAACATTTTGCAGCAGGCGGGTAGCTCCATATACGTCAACATGCAGTTGTGTGCACATCAATTTGGCAtgcaaaataaagaatttatgaaTTCAATGTTTAAAGGAAACACACTGAATATTCATTTGTAggcatttggtttcaaattgAAAGTTTTATTGGAGATGACAAAGCCGGACAGTACCTTGCATCCATATAAGATTTGAATGTGTTATTGCTTTTGTAGTTTCTTAGCACATTTAGAGAGAAGTGTATCTGTCAAAATACCTGCAAGACATTGAATATTTTATGTTAGAGGCTACAAAAGAATGTTGAAGTGTTATTGAGTTGTTACAAGCTGAACGAAGCGATGAGTTTTGTTTGGAAACAGACGTACCAATCAGCTTTAGATTTAACTGACCACTTTGATATTGTTGAAAATATGACAAGGCtatgtggttgacagactaccagagccaacCAGACCGCAAACACGCCCAAAAAAAGTATTGGAAAGGTTCCTTATATATTACATTCATAGACCACATGATAATGAACTGGAGtcatcagaaaatcgcttctttgtgtaGTAGCTGCTTCCTCATGTAGGAAATACAACAAAACGCCTGACATGTAATTAGGCcagactttttattttatctgtttaacgagaaaatttgtaaataaacagctgcaccatgagTGCATGATACGTCCGctgtcttgtgtggaagttttatgcaataatcataaatagtttctgagaaagttttaagcaataaccatatattgtttttgagatacagcaggACATGTGAATCCCGCACCCctctttttcttttacaaaaaaataaatatcacctaaataaaactttgaatcaaaaccaaaaagtatacagactgacagatctttagattaatataacaaagaagtgtgtaaatttttaagcaataatcataaactgtttttgagatatggcaaGACATgttaaaaaaccctccccctttttacaataatcataaattgtttttgagatacgatgCGACAtgtattgtaaatgaaaaaacctccccctttttttacaaaatactcactAACTCAAAAAAAttttttgaatcatcaccaaaaagtatacagatcattagattaatacatgtataacaaagaagtgtgtacagttttaagcaataatcataaattgtttttgagatacagtgcgacatgtgaaacccccccccccccccccctgttttagttacaaattGCCGTAACTTAAAAAGTCTTAATCTTATtctcaccaaaaagtatacagatcatttgaccatcataagaaacaactatattaagtttcatgaaatttggataagtcgttctcaagttacggtgtgacatgtttacgccggacagacagacgctggacatttgtataccataatacgtcccgtcaaaattttgacaggcgtataaaaaTTAGGGTCGAGGGgacaaaaaaaaaagggaaaaattgGACATTAAAATTGAAACCATTATTATAAGtgacctttgtttttttttcttttagaatttattaaaatacaagaacaataAAATGAGAACAGACCAGTATATTAACCCTtctattaatataaacataaacactaTGTTTGGATTCTGTATTTCCTCTAATAAAAGTCAATGGCAATAGGCAAATATATCAACCTCACTGCATATTCACTATTTATGTATACCATATACCTTGTCACCCAGTCAGGAACCTCTTAGTgtatgcagagacatatatacatgtgtatatatatatgtctctggtgtaaTAGTCACAGAGTTGAGCAACTTTAACTTATAAATTGAAATAatgcatatatacatatacatggaaatatatacattaatcaaGAAGATCTAACCAAAAGTATGTGAATGCGACTCAAGGTTGGCAAAAAAGtggtcaatactagtattgaccatGCCAGTGGTAAATACCGGGAAGTACCGGCAAATACTGgtcgattgaaattttgagtGGTCATTACTTTAAAAAACACTCTCTACCTGGTCAATTACtaacaaataataattaaatatagaaagtgttcaaattatttttaaagccTTCATTTCTATTTCTACTATTACATgaaaattcttaaataaacatgcATGTACAGTGTTCTACATTGATTAATGAGTACATAAAGCTATAGTGTAAGATAAAAACTGTTTTGTCCCTGCAAAAAACTTTCCATTCCCAGCATGAAGAAGGTTTTTTTCCCCTCACAGTTGAATAGACAGGaaatatttaattgtttaaagGAGTCTTCAAATATCACTTTCATTATTTTCAACCATGTTTTGTCAACATTTATTGGGGGCTGTTGTTTAAGTAATTAAACTTTCACACC
This sequence is a window from Mytilus edulis chromosome 1, xbMytEdul2.2, whole genome shotgun sequence. Protein-coding genes within it:
- the LOC139481334 gene encoding transmembrane protein 53-like; the encoded protein is MEEDDFEYDITFPTSRNGNLDDAAGPVDDFDDFDDLRFDEESKEPETVVYLLGWAGCKDKYLAKYSTFYEKKGCITIRYTAPTDITYFNPVELRNIAVKLLDLVPDYNLEESPVFFHVFSNNGCFVYSQISDILCSGEYERFNNLQIRGCVLDSAPGKRRITRAAYAFALASGKTGLFLHTTYIYILVYLFLTAIKTMICSTYYGKNYAGTPHTLYGRMKDDKSRWPQLFLYSKVDKVIPYTDSEEVMKYRSEVLKVSVESQCWDDSNHCQHLVKYRESYIANCYSFIDKYR